In Phragmites australis chromosome 18, lpPhrAust1.1, whole genome shotgun sequence, the genomic window GTAGATCCTCCTCTGTCCTCGTTAGTTTAGCACTATACTAACCTCGTCAGACACCATTGAGAGACACGCCAATGCTCTGGTCTAGACTATTTTAAAATTGGGTTGAAGAATCGGGTTAGAACCGCAGATCTgaattggtttggtttggtttgggtgGGGAAAACCAAGTGGGCTGGATCGGTtttgggggggaggggggcagCTAAGCAGGTGGGTTGGGTTGGTTTCTGAAGTAGGCTGACGTTTGAATGGTTTGGGCTATGTTCGGCTCGGTTTTCACACCATTATCAAGTTTAGCTATAAGCCTAGCTTATTTGGACTTGCTCGTATGGAGTCTGCTCCTCGGAGACGCTAAAACCCTCATATGCCATGGCCCTGCATAATCTATTGTCTTGACAATCATGACGCTAGAGGCAACCGTGAGAGAGAAGATGACACAGCGCATGGAAGGAAAGGGCCTCCCTATATTGGAAGGAAAATTCCTAAACGGGGTGTGTGCACACCGGTTATATGTACCGTTGGTACATTTTACGTATCAATTTTGAAGCAAATTAAAAAATGCTGAAAATAGTAGATTTGTATATGTACTTGTTGATGCAGCTATATTCCGGTGGAATATGATAGCATTACGATTTTATCAGCCATATTTTTCGCTTTTTTGTCTGATATGTAAGTGTTCAATGTTTCTTATGCATTTGTTTCGATTGGATGTTCACACTTTCTGGTTTTTaatattttggtttttttgcGTTTGTTTTAGTGGACTAGccattttttcagttttttaatgttcctattttttatgtgtttgtTTTGGTAGGATAACCACactttttgacttttttttatgGTGTGTAAATATTTCGATTTTTTATACATTTGATTTGAtgggatgatattttttattgttgtaCTGTTTTTACGAATCTCAAATCACACGAACGGCGCAAATAACTGATACGTTGTCGACTTGCATTTTCCCTTGTATTTAGCAGCAGTGATGTGTATAGAAGGTTTCTCTGTTTTTTCTCTGTTCCGTCTTCTTGTCGCTGTGGGCAGAACGAGTAGCAGCAAAGATTCGAGCCTAAATGCTATTCCATTGCCTTGTGTACCATTCGGTTGGTTGCTTGTACTTGCCCTGTGATAGTCTAAATCCATAATTATTTtaacatatattttaaaaactataaattttagtatttattttaaaaatttataattattttaacatatgttaaaaaattataaatttattattgtAGATCCACCTGTTATCTTATATGACATGTAATAGAAGAATTAAGCATATGTCCACAAGTTATCAGAGAAAAATAGGTGAATTCACgttgaaaaagttataattttttacaatatatgtgaaaatagttatagtttttaaaataaatattaaaatctgtaattttttataatatgtgtTAAAATAGtgatagttttttaaaatttactgtTCTCTCTCCGATCGTGCTACGCTGGGAACGGATCAGCGAACTACTCTGCTTTTGCAACTCTTCAAAATAGGGACCGACGAAGGTCAGGGCggtctccaaaaaaaaaaaaaaagagagagacgaAGGTCAGGGCAGTTACGTGCTTGCGAACACGAGCCACACCTAAAATCTTGACCAGGAACTTGGTCGAGCCAGCCATCTGTTGTCTGTGCCGGGCGAAGCGTGGAACCGTGCACGCAAGCAGCCTTCCAGCACCGGGCACGGGCAAGTCGTTTGCCCCCCTACACGGCCCGACCCAACGCTGTCTCTGGACGGTAGCATAAAAACGAATACGGTAAATCCTGTTTTACCAAAGCTCGTTTTCCTAGTAAAATGATATTTTGaggaaatgaaaatgaaaataataaaaatttataaagatAATAACGGAAATGATTTTAGGCTCTTTCTgttgttttcaattttttttccattttggaACAGAAATTATAGTCGGTAATTACTGTTTCTTTTTAGCCCACGTATAACAATTGTGAAGTGTCAATACACAAGAGCCAAGCTCAAGCTATCAAGCCCAACTGCTAGCCTTTGTTCCATACTTGTTCAAATCCTTCCGATTGACAGTCATGGTCAATGCTTCATTCTGTTGATGCTTTTTAGACTCACGACGGAGGCAAAGCTTTTATCTTTTAGTAATTTAAAGGACATGTTATTTAATCTATGTATAACTCATGAAGCAGTGACTGTTGATAGTTTTATTAGTATCGTGATGATGTATTTGTTATCTTATTAAGCTGTTAGTATTTTTTAACCGTTCTAAGTATTATATTGGTTATAAAAAGTTTATCTGAtactatatattttgtaaaagATTATGCTACTACAATAATGTTCTGGTTGATATGCTATTTTTTAACAGAATTTGTAGCCATCTTGCAACTTGTTTGGGTGGGTCAGTGGTGCGTTAGAAATCAGCATTTATCTTTTATGTTCAACACTTAATTTGAACATTATATTTCTATTCATGGTTCTAGCCCGCAGAGCTATGATTAGGTGCTTTTTTACAAAATACTGTTTTCGTCTTCACAATACTATTTCTAATTTTCTTGTATTATCGATATTATATTCGTTTTCAGTATTATTATTAACTTTGtttctgagaaaattttgaaattaaaaataatttaggtCTTTTCCTATAGTTTTCGTCCTATAGGACGGCACCCGTGCGCGGGTCCCCGTCGGAGACATCCTCGCGACGTGCGCATTGCTGCGATCCAGCAGACGAGACGAGGCACGGTTGGCCAATACCGCCCTTCCTACCGGGATCCGGGCCCACAAGCCCACCGCCCTACAGCCACTCCGAGCCCACAAGCCTGGCGCCCCAGTCGGCCCCACACGTAAGTGAGAGTGGTTCGCCCCTATCGGGTCGGGAGGGGGCGCGGGGATCCGGTCACTCGCCGCGGCGGTTCGCGTTGCCTGCGAGGAGAGGAGATTGAGTTGAGCCCGCGAGGGAAGCTGCTCACCGCCGCCCGGTGGTTATAAGAGGCGCCTCTCcgtccccttcccctcctcttcctcttccctcGCTTCTCAACCACTCCCTCTGCATCGATCTCAATCTGAGGAGGCAGCAGAAGCAGCCTGACGAGAAACGAGAGAGGGCGGATTGACGGAAGCAGGAGGGAAGCTGACGCGGCGGGGGCGAGACGGCGAGGAGGAATGgacgggcacggcggcggcggggcgggtAATCTGACGCGGACGCCGTCGTCGCTGCTCCGGTCGCCGACCGTGCGGACCGCGTCCTTCCACGAGCTCAACGACCCGGAGCCCGACGACAAGAAGGAGCAGGCGCCGCTGGGCAAGACCCGGGCCCTGCTCCGCCAGGCCCACAACCGGTTCCGGCCCGGTCCGGTCCAGTCCGTGCtgctcctcgtcgtcctcctcctcccgctcctcgcgctcgccgtgctcctccTGCGCCGGGGCGGCCACAACCTTGCCCTCCTGGCGGCCGCGGCAGGGGCCGCCCTCGCAACCGCGACCGCAGTCGCCCGGCTCCGCCGAGTCCGGCGCTCGCCCGCGTTCTCGGCCTCAGTGCAGTGGTTCATcggcgagggagagggagaggagcagCGGAAGAAGGGGAAGGCCGAGGCGGACGGACACGCGGTGCGGGAGGGCGTGGAGTTCTACAGCAACGGGGACTACTACGAGGGGGAGTTCTACGGGGGCCGCTGTAGCGGCAGCGGCGTGTACAACTTCTTCGGGAAGGGCAAATACGAGGGCGACTGGGTGGACGGCAAGTACGACGGCTACGGCGTCGAGAGCTGGGCGCGCGGCAGCCGCTATCGCGGCCAGTACTGGCAGGGCCTCCGCCACGGTCACGGCGTCTACCGCTTCTACAGCGGCGACTGCTACGCTGGCGAGTGGGCCGGCGGCCAGAGCCACGGCATCGGCTCCCAGACTTGCTCCGACGGCAGCTCGTACGCTGGCGAGTTCAACCGCGGCGTCAAGCACGGCCTCGGCTGCTACCATTTCAGGTAGACACCATTACATTGCAAAGATCCAATCTTTTGTTGCCCAGCCAACAACACGCCATTGCAATATTGATTAGTTTTTCTTTGGAAATTTCATTGTCGAATTGTGAGTACTGTTCGATTGCTAATTCTAGTTCTTAAAATCCGTTGCAGGAATGGTGATCGATACGCAGGGGAGTACTTTGCAGACAAGATCCACGGTTTCGGTGTGTACAGCTTTGCCAATGGCCATTGTTACGAGGGCTCTTGGCACGAAGGGAGGAAGCAGGGGTTTGGGATGTACTCATTTCGGAATGGTGATGTGCGATCAGGGGAGTGGGATTCCGGGACTCTGAAGAACACCTTGCCTCTGTCCGATCCGGCTGTTCAGCGCGTCCTACAGGTATACAACAATTTAGGATTACATATTGACAATTGGCATGCTTACTTGCTTCAAGAATTCTAATTGTCTCATTGTGCAATTAGGCTGCTCAAAGAGCTGCAGACAGAGCCTATTGCCTCCCGAGAGTAGATGAGCAGGTGAACAAGGCCGTCATGGCTGCAAACCGAGCGGCCACGGCTGCCCGAGTGGCTGCGATCAAGGCTGTGCAGAACAGAATAGATGGCAAGATCTGTCTCATCGATGTGTGAAGTGTGTTCAAGAATTGTGGCCTACACTTGTAAACTGTACATTAGAGTAGTGAAGAATGGCAATAACTGATTGCCAAGGTTCGCGACCGGAGCAGCACAACCGCTTGCCCCGTGTTGGAGAGGTCAGTATGGCCGGCAGCCACCAAAGGGTTGAGCTGCTGGTGTTTTCCCGAAGAGGCTCGGATTGTGCTAGACTGCAACTGGAGAGCTGGTGgttatcttcttcctccttgcaATCTGTAAGTTGTAGATGGTTCCATGTGTATCAATGGAGGAGGTGATCTGTCAATGGCTTTGTCTTCTGCTGCGCCTATAAGGTGCGTATGCGCAATATTACAATGTACATGTACATATGCTCTCTTTTTTGACGGAATACCTGTGCTGTCCTCTGTTCCTCGTAGCAAATGCTGCAATGGCAAATCTTGCCGGTTTGAACTTGTGGCTTCATGTGCAGTGATTCTCCATTTGTGATCGTACTTGAAGCTTGCACATGGGTGACTGTAATCTCTTCTGGCACCACTAATCCCTTGCCGCTCTATCTTACTGCCTCTGATCTATTTATCCATTCCCTGCATCTGGacttccttaaaaaaaatcactattttCAAGATCTCAGACTGATTTTCAGTGCAGTTTATAGTATACTTGGGTCCACTTGCTGCTCCAAGCTCTTGCACTGGGGTCATGGATAAATGAATCCTGCAGATGTTAAGGTAACAAATGCATTGCTGACGCTGTACGCTGGGTCCAGTCGCAGCCATAAATTTCGTTGCGTCAGGGAAGCAACCGCAGGAAATTTATATGGTTTCAAAAGTTCAAATCCAATCGTTCCATTGCACTACGTGAGACGCCATCTGCTTTGGCCGTGCACCGACGGCGATATGTCAGAAGTCTCAATAATTTCGTTTATTCATCTGGCCGCTTGTTCTTGTCGAGGTTCCTTTTGTAGTGACAGATGCAGATAAATGTTTGGCATGTAAAATATTCATCATCAGAACTGAGGATCATGGCTCGGAAGTTTTTTTGCAGAATTTGGCACTTGAATGTAATGCCTGAAGTACATGAAAAGTACAGCATGAGACTTCAGGACCACACCTCAAAATCTCTTATTACCCAATtggttttccaaaaaaaaaaatcttacccAATTCAACAGTTCAAATGTCACCTGAAGAACAGACACAATGGGGTTGAATTGAAGTAGGCACTCCAAATGGTAGCTTGTGTTCCATTGTGGATAACTCCTTGCATTTGGTTTGGATAAGCCGACCTGTAACTCTGCAAGGAATTTATAAACTGAagctctttattttttttaaaaaaacatctcCTGTTAAAGGTACGCAGCTCTTAAGACAGGCGACAATTTGTCTGTTTGTATTGAATTGAATGCTTAGAGATCTGGTATTGTAGAATTGATTTCCTTCTGCTGTGTGCTCTGACCTTATCACAGTACCCATCATGTCATACATACACTTCTCTTTGACTTCAGTTTGGAATGGATAATTCTGTATTTTCTCAGGTTCAACCTGCCCTGCCGTTGTTGCTTGTGAGCATGGCTAGCTTCAACATAGATCCAAAAGAATTATGTTTGTTTTCCTTTGATTTCAGGTTTGGAATGGATGTTTCTGCATTTCCCCCGTCTCAATGCCTGCCCATGTTAAACTTCTCTCTCTGAAACGAAGTTAAGCTTCTCTTCTGCAGTCTACGAAACGACATGCGCACCGAGATGCTGCCGACTGTCGGATTCCATCGCCATACATGCTGCATGAAAAGAACCACTCGAGGCGTCCAAGTTTCACCAAAGTGGCCTTCACCCTACACAGTAGCCACAATGATTGTTTGCAGCACATGAGCCACTCCATACCAAATTGAGCATGACGTGCATCACTTCGGCCGGCTAATCTATTTGGAAAAGTTTCTTCTACATGCAACGAAATTGCCACAGCCGTTCAGGGAAGAAAATCTATTTGGAAAAGTTTTGTACTTTGACGTATCCAGCCAGCATGATGATATTCCAATCCACGATGCTCAAGGTCCCATCACGGTGACATGGCGGAACGAGATAAAGCAAGCTCTGGGAGGGCGACATGTCAATGGGGATAAGAACAGGGAGAACGCTGGTCCATCTGGTATGCGGCTTTCGTTGGTACGTCGCTTCCCTGCACCCTACGCGGTGCATTTCATATTGCTTGTTACGTTCTCTTGGACGAGAAGCTACTGCTGCTGTAGGCTTGCTCTTTCTTTCGGCATGCATTATTCAAAGCTGTCGCTGTTGGCCGAGGCTGGGCTGTGGACATGGTGTAAGGAGCCATGCATCTGCTTAATGTAGAGCAGGCACGTTAGGATAGCAACCGGTAGTTGTTAGTAAAATTAAGGAGTCATGTACCtattatgttttttaaaaaccaTCAGTATAATTTGCAGATGTATGTATACACTTACATTACTACACACGTATTTATATAGTATCTATTAAAGACTGAAGATACGAAGTTTGAAGATTGATAAGGTTACCATAAATATCTCACTGTTCATGGATATGCCTCGTTGGAAGAAGCAATCTAGCGTTgttttagggtctgtttggttagCGCCTAAGTTTGCCATATCTAATGTTAGTCACACCTTATATTTTTAAGCAATTATTTAATTAACTGTCACAACTATGATAAATCATATTTTGTTAGCTCTTAGCTAATACATCATAAACTCAGTTTTTTCACTAActttatcatattttatggCTAATAATTTTTTGGTCATACTTTTTTTATAACAAACTACACTTAACTACACAATCAAATAAACCCTTAGTTGGTGGGAGATTGCGAGGTGCTAAACCGACCATACACATCTATGGCACCATGGCCGGTTCAAGCACCGGGCCTAGATTTATGCCACATGGCAAGTGCTGTATTGTGGGTGGGTTAATGGTCAACATCCCTCCCTTGGTGCGGTGCCATAGATTTTTTTCGGTGTTGGGtgtcttttctctttttaattgaaaaaatagttTGTATTAAAAATTTCTGAAGAAGATTGttgaaaaaatatgttgatGTTGAGGGATTGGTCCCTAAAATCTATTATATTAGTATAAtaaagttaaaagaagaatctACATTCGCTCTCAAGATTTAGAAATTGCCACGTTATTCGGTAAAAGATAAAAATCTAAACTGTTGATTGTTATTATCTTTTAACAATCTAGATTAAACAAGAGTCAATGACAACTACAATTcgtaaatatctaaaattcggaataaaaaattaaataaaattacCTACTTGATTTCTTTACAAACTAGGAAGTATAAAATACCTATTTAAAGAGTCAATGTAAAATAAATAGCTGAAATTTGGggaaaataaagaaatttaCCAACTTGATTTATTTAAGAATTAGGAAGTGAAATACCTATTTAAAGAGTCCAGGTAAAATACAATTTCATAATAATAAAATTCgtattaaaatagaaaaaatattccACAACAAATAAACCTAGGAAAAAGAGTGAAATTCggataaaattaaataaattagcAAATTAAATAAAATTGCACTTTGATTTCTTTACAAATTGAGATGAAAAATGCCTATAGTATCGTCTTAGCGTGGTGCTTGGCCGAGACCTTTACCGATAGGAACGACGAGCACAAGAGGATCGAGGTAGCGTCTGCGAGGCCGGCAACGAGCTCCACAAGATGGCACTAATGTATGTACAACGCAAAGACGTTCTTAAAGAGAGAATCATCAAGCAGCCGTACAATATCCTCAAACTTCAACGGAAACAACTATTGTATAGGCGTATAGCTGCTTAAATGTCTGAATGAAATTAGGATCCCGTTTAAACGTCCATCTATCCAGTGCACACACGACACACTCCAGCTATTTTCAAGCGCCCGCCTCCACAGGCCAGGTCGAAGTGTCGAACGCCTGGTGGAGCGGCGACTCTGCCCGTGAGCGCCCGCACTCGCCCGTGCTGGCCTCCACGGTGGCAAGTAAAACGTATGACTGCCGATAAACGTCTTGCCATCTAAGTGTACATGGCTTAAGTCTGACAGGGCGGCTGCCAAGCGCTCGAGGACAGCGTCATCCTAGCCTGGTGCCTGGACGAGACCTTCGTCGATGGGAATGGCAAACACATAAGGATGAAGATAGCGTTTGTGATGCGATGAGCTCCACCTAACGATGCCCGATCTCAAGTAAGGCGGTTGTGCAAGCGCTCGAGTGATGGAGAAAGGACAGAGAAAAAAGGGTTAGCTGCGCTATTTGCGTGAGCTATGCTgctagttttatgaaatttaagGATTTTGATACAAATACACTGTATCTAAATATACCATAATACTAGCTCTTTCTAATGGCTGATCGCTGAAAAGCGAAAATGCAACAACTTTGCAGAAACACTCTGTCCTTACCCTCCAAGAAGAAAACAAAGCACGGGATCAAGCCTTTGCAAAATTTCTAATATTGCAAAATTTCTAGTCGGAATGAACAATCTGTCATCTCATGGTTTAGGTGGAACAGAATAATATTGCAAAATTTCTAGTCATGTTGTGTTTGGTTCGCTTTATAAAGGTTCATGTATCTGACTCGGCGAAGTATATCCGTCCATTCCGAGCCCATGAGGGTTTGATTGGCCTAGCAAATCACAATCCCTGTCCCTTCCAAGTTTCTCGTTGTGGGTTCCGTCTGGATAGATGGATGATGAAAGCACAAGCAacgtttatctagtgtgtttttCTGGTGTTTTAATTTGACCGGCAAATCATTTGGACCAGTTGAAGACTTgcagtttattttatttttttgcggGCAAGAAGACTTGCTGTTTATGAACGCCCCTTTGAAAATGGATCGCTTGGATACCTATCGGTGAGTCAGTCTCGAAGGAAAACGTGATATGCCATGGTACTGAAGTGGAACGAATTATCAGGAAGTTCTGTTTCAAAAGAAGAGCAGCTAAATTCAGTCATACAATACAAGAAAAGGAACACCCAATTACAAAAATGATCTAAGAGTTCCCTGATATATGAATTTTATTGATAATACGTACTCTATCTAATTATAAATACTTGTCGCTTTGATCAAGGTCCAGAAACTTGGACCGTCAATAACTTCcagaatatttagtttggaaatataaaaatcatatgtataatattatatttttattagatattataattaaaaaataatggtcaaagttaTGCATTAAAGActataaaaagtaaaaaatcgataaatatttatgatcgGAGGGAGTACTATGATTATGTGTCAATCACGCTGAAAACCCCTACATGACCTCAATTGGCTCCACACCGTTATGGTACATGACCGCAATACAATGTTTGATGTCCCAAGCAGCGAACCGATGGCACCGTGTCCTATCTCGCTACATCGGCGCCTTCTCATGATCAAGATTTGATCGATCCTTCTTCACATGCTATTGCCATGAGTTCTCCCAGGTGGAAAGAAGCTATGAATACTGAGTTCTCTGCATTGTAGTGAAACAACACGTGGCACTTAGTTCCTCCTCGGGTAGGACTCAATGTCATTGACTGTGAATGGGTTTTCAAGTTGAAGCGACATGGTGATGACAAAGTAGAGTGTCACAAAACAAGATTAGTAGCCAAAGGCTTCAAGCAATGCTACATCACTTACTATGAGGATACATTTTCTCCGGTAGTGAAACCAACTATTATTCAGGATCTCTTGTCTTTGGCAATGTCTCGTGGATGGAACTTGCAACAAATTGATATACAAAATGCTTTCCTTCATGGTGTTTTGCACAAGGATGCCTACATGCGAAAACCACAAGGTTATGAATATCTACGCCATCTGTTTCTTTTGCAAACTTGATAGATCACTTTATGGGTTAAAACAAGCACCGCGAGAATGGTTTGCTCGGTTAAATTCCAAGCTGCAGGAACTTGGTTTTACACCATCCAAAGCTGACGTGTCTCTTGTTCAGATTATCATTTACATGCGCACATATGTCAATGACATTATTATCATCAACTTATATCCTCAAACCACATATCAGCTTCTTCTCCAACTCTGTTCAGATTTTGCAGTAAAATATCTTAGCATGCTTAGTTATTTTCTTGGTATTGAAGTCACTCACACTTCGCATGGTCTTGTATTGTCACAACACAAATATGACCTGGATCTTCTTCCGAAGGCGTTATGTTTCAAGCCAAACTTGTTCTCACACAAATGAGTAGCACAGAAAAATTGTCCAAGCTCAGCAACACAATCTTGTTTGAAGTTGATGCTACAAAATATCAAAGTACAGTGTATGCCCTCCAATATCTTACCCTAACATGACTAGATATTTCTTTCAGTGTCAACAAAGTTTGCCAATTTCTGAGCTCACGGATTAAAGATCATTGGATTGCTGTCAATGATATTTGTGTGCCAGTCCAAGTCTTGGGCTATCTCTGCAGAAGTCATCGTCTTACCTACTTATTGTGTTATTTGATGCTGATTGGGCTAGATGCCCTGATGACAGAAGAAGCATATGTGGGTATGCAGTCTTTCTTGGACCCAACTTGATTTCATGGAGCTCCAAGAAGTATCAGATGGTATCTTGATCGAGTATTGAAGCTGAGTACAAGTGTATTGCCAATGCAACTACTGAAATTGAATGGATACAAGACTTACTCGGTGAACTTGGTGCCCTACACTCACGGGTGCCTTATTTGTGGTGTGGTAATATTGGTCTGGTTTACTTAACTTCAAATCCAATCTTCCATGCCATAACCAAATACATTGAGGTGGATTATCATTTTGTTTGTGAACGAGTTGCACATAAAGCTTTGGATATTCGATTCATCTCTACAAGTGATCAAGTTGCTAATattgacgatgagtagtatagaatAAACATATTCGGACACCCTAGGGTTTTTCGTCATTCTTGAGGTATCTCTATCCCTGGGGAGGGAATCCCTGGATGTATTGAAACTGTCTGCAGATGCTCAGGATATCTCGTAtcagggaagtttatctccaaaacTAGGAAGTAAAGTCTCTAGAGGCCTTATGACAACCCCCTATATATGAAGTCAGGGGACCCTGCGCAAGAAGGAGCAATACAAGTCATTATGCCATTACAAGTAGATCAAGTCTCTCTACAAGCTACAAGCAGAGCAAGGAAGTTGCCGACTAGGTTAGATTCATTTAGGCTAGCTACACACAGGACATATGATTCTTATCCTAAGGGAGGTACGAACTTATCTAAAAACCCATACATGTGTTcctttgattcgtctactcaaagcattcACCATCTATTCTACAAGCTTGTAAGATCaacggttcaccaatcatcgacagtTGGTGTCATCTGTGGGGATAATAACAATATGTGTTGAAACATCTACACACAACATGTTGTTGACTTCGCCCAAGCCTGCACCAAGGATTGGTTTCTCAGATAAGAGGTTCTATAGCAACTTTACCCTCCAACAACGAGCCGATGATCGATTCGGTGGACCTCGACGAAGAGTTATCTTGCGacgactccgatgatgaggtAAGTCGCTTCATGGATCAGTGCGCCAAGGACTATGGTATCGAGTTTGACTGCTTAGCTGCCAAGACAACCACGAAAGTGAAGTTCACCACAAGCCGAGATCCTTCCCCATAGCTtccgacaacatggattgtcaagatacctACTTGGAGCAATCCGATAAGAAATcttg contains:
- the LOC133899028 gene encoding phosphatidylinositol 4-phosphate 5-kinase 7-like → MDGHGGGGAGNLTRTPSSLLRSPTVRTASFHELNDPEPDDKKEQAPLGKTRALLRQAHNRFRPGPVQSVLLLVVLLLPLLALAVLLLRRGGHNLALLAAAAGAALATATAVARLRRVRRSPAFSASVQWFIGEGEGEEQRKKGKAEADGHAVREGVEFYSNGDYYEGEFYGGRCSGSGVYNFFGKGKYEGDWVDGKYDGYGVESWARGSRYRGQYWQGLRHGHGVYRFYSGDCYAGEWAGGQSHGIGSQTCSDGSSYAGEFNRGVKHGLGCYHFRNGDRYAGEYFADKIHGFGVYSFANGHCYEGSWHEGRKQGFGMYSFRNGDVRSGEWDSGTLKNTLPLSDPAVQRVLQAAQRAADRAYCLPRVDEQVNKAVMAANRAATAARVAAIKAVQNRIDGKICLIDV